Genomic segment of Arachis stenosperma cultivar V10309 chromosome 4, arast.V10309.gnm1.PFL2, whole genome shotgun sequence:
CCATTTTTGGGGTCTAATGTGCTGTTACAAGTGACTTTATCAAGAGGTAATTATCATAAACAAAGAATTCGAACCAGAAGAGTTTTGTGATTATGTATGTTAGACTGTGAAGTGTTATTTTGATATTAGATGACTCAAAGCATGCTAGGATGGAAAGAGCAGCCAAGATAGCTAAGAAAAGAAAGTGTGTGGGCGTTGCTTCTCAACAAGGTAAACATACCATACTCTATAGTAGAGTATCCAAAGAAATTTCCTTCTTTCTAAGCAAGAGCATCAAAATATATTGCATACGACTGATAGCCATGATTATAGTTGGTTAATGAACAAAAAAATGATTGATATCATAGGTTACCCATGTGACTCACAAGAAATTTTTCGTACAGAAGTTACCATTTCATTAATTGATATCCTAATTCATAACTAATTTTTCAGCTTGTAGTAGAGATAATACAATTTATGATAACAATGAATTCGGACTACAAAGGTATCCAGCCTATTAGGTTAAAGgatctttatatatataaaagcaaCTATTGGTTGCTGATACATCTATTACTCATTGGAAACCATTAGATGTTTTGGTTTTGTGATGGTCATAGAAAAATTATGCAATGTGttaaaaagaaaacatattCTTGGATTCTGCATAACAATATAAATAGTGAGCTTCTTGTTATATGTAATAGAATAGTAAGATAGCTTCGATTATAGGAGAGGTTAGTTAGTACATAGAAAAATTAGTGGAGAATACGGGTGATTATATCATATGGtgaaattttaaaagatatacaGAAATAGGTATATAATAAGGTGAGTTGTTATGCTAtttagaaaaacacaaatataaaGTAAATACTTATACACAGGTAACCAATTGGTTTAAGGAATTGAAACTTCTCATCATTAAATATAAtggtattttatttaattttagctTGGAGCAATATTGTAATGTAAAGAAATAATGAGATCAATTTAATTAGAACAAAGGTTTAAAAGAACAAAGATAAAATGATGTGATAGATTGGATGCAGAATGATTATTGAtgctataaaaaattaataaaattgtgTAGCCAATGCATGGTgaaattttatatgtataaaaaaataaagtataaaatttcaaaaaccaaTTATTAGAAACTAAGAATGATTAGATTTACAAAGTCATTAGTATCTTATGATTATATGAGTAATTAAATAAGGTGTTATCATGTGATCTAATTAATAATGACTCAGCTTATTCTTATAGTTGTGGACATGGATCATCATGTTTAATACCAAAATTAAACATGAATTGATACACTCAAATTTATATGGGTCCACACAATATGATGAAATTATCAGCAAAAGAAACTATGCATACATAAACTTAAGAGgtagttttttttcttttaaaagtGCACATGTTTGGTTGTTAAAAGTATGGTAAACAATTTAGGAGTCATACAAACCACTTTCAATGTAGAGGACAAGAAAAATCTAATGGAGTATGCAGTTGATGGATGTATTATAGATCAAGATCAATGTGATGGAAGAAGTAAAAATCAGATTAAGAGAAATGTTTTTATACCGATTTTATCAGTCAGCCAATAGCCACTAAATCCACCATTAAAAGGTAAACGAGTAATAACAAAACTAATGTAGATTGAAGTAAATAGCTAGACGTATATTCTGAtattaaacacaaaataaacTCTACAGGGGTAGCACGAAACGCGAGGATTGAGAGAGCATTCATATTAGCTAAAAAAAGCAAACCATAATCTCACGCACCCAAAAAGGTAACAATCACGAATAATAAATACAACTACCAACTCAGCCATGTCCCTACACAACTTTAGATCATACTGTCTACTATGCGGGTGAAGTGAAAGTGTCTAAATTTTTACATAACTCTAATTTTTTGCTCGCAGGAACTATGCCTGCAAGCACATTCACCACACAAATCATAGAAGTGTGTTCGATGGAAGGTATCACAATCTTTttgaattattatataataaattgaaAGACAATTGTTATATGTTATATGCACAGTAATTGAAAAAATGTTGCATCAACATCCCTTCACTTAGGATTCACAATGAGACATATCCATATCACTAATTTATTCACAGTTGAAGCGATTAATAGAGTTGCTAATACTCtagaatatttaattttttattaaaaaattatttgataaaaaatatataattagttTGGAGTAGTTTAAacttattttagtttttattaaaattgtGTATTTTAACTTTCAAAATTAGTGCTTCACTAATTAGATAATTTTAGCTATAACAAATACTTAATTTTCAATGTTATacataatacatatataaatattaaagcagaataaaataatgttatttttttgcTTTCTTAACATTACATTAGGAAAATATCAAATTGTAATAGAGAAATAATATGTGTATAGGAATTAGTGAGTATCTATTTATCAAAAAGTTACAAATGCATCAACACACCAATTATTATAACcccaaaagaaaagaaaaattgtcAATTATATCTAACGTGCTTctaattggaaaaaaaaaggtGTATACATAGTTACctactttaatttttttgtgtataaactattaaaatatatgaataaagaGTAAAAATAAATCCTATGAAACTAATTTAAACTGTTCATAGAAAGTATAAAGAAATAAGTGTTGTTTAGTAGGATATAGTAGTTAGTAATTTTGtgctaaaacctaaaccctttTTCTCCTTCCCTCTCAATAATTTAACTATAAAATCATCCCattaattttaatagataaaacTCAGTGAACGTAATTAGATCATCAAAAAATGAAATATgtcatatttaaatatttttttaaataagtaataatatatattttcttaataaaaataaataaaaaaatcctttttattttatatcaataattaaaattaaaaagatatatatttttcgGAGTCATAATTTGAGAATTATAGAAATTTATAACTTACTTCTTTTTGGCTTTTTAAGTacgttatttatttattccGTATTTCTTAATTATTGGTGAAATAAATTTACAATTTTAATCTATTCCAAGCGATTAATGTAGTTGCTAATACTCTGAACAACAACTATATTCAACTTGATAAGTGTATTATATTACACTTGATGATTCTTCCTAAAATCAAATGTAAAGAtggtttcttttttttaatttaagtatGGTGTATGTGTACTTATCAATCACCCTTGGAATAGGTCAACCAACATATACTAGAAGGTATAGAAGGCAACTAATGGACGCAAAAAAGAGTCCTGGTATCTCCAAACGCATGCAAGGTGTGTTGAGCTCTTTGTATGTAGTGTAGTATTTTTAGTTTAGAACATTATTAAGAATTTATATTCACCCTTACATCCATTAATTAAGAATTTAAGATTATTCAGCTAAGATATCTGGCAACTGCGTTAGGAAGTGACAAAATTCTTTAATAAAAGTTTGGCCTACTTTATTGTTTACCATTAATTACAAAATGGTTGGAAAAAAATAAAGTGATTGCTAAAGGTGGAGCAACATGAGCtacaaaagaaaattataagatagagtttaaataatttttattgttagAGATTACTACTTAAAGTGGGCTCTTATTTACAGaatcaaatcaaaatatatgaatttattAAAAATCACGTTGGGTACTTTGTATGTTAGGCTCGGTAAGGATTCCAAGACAAAGACCTATGAAAACTGATAAAGACTATTGCAAGCAAAATTGTGGTATGTTATGATTTGGTGGAGGGGAGCATTATTGGGAGTTACGGGTTTATAACCGTAACAAATCTGCTAAACAAActgcataattttttatttccaCTATTGGAACCTTAGGTTCTTACCATTCAGTTTCTTAGTTGTTAAGTCAATCAATTTACGACTAATTAGGTTACTTTTTACACCGTTGATTATCAAGAGTTAACTTCACAATGCAGGCAATAAGGCGTCACATAGATCTAACACACACATTAAGTCTACTGAACGGTCAAATAAGGGTATGAGCTTACTTAATTGAATTCAACATAAAGTCTTATTTAATGAAAGTTTTAGGAAGAAAAAAATATCTCAAtcctatttttatattttgttggtCAATATGCAGAGTATGTGAACATCGGATATGCAATGTATGAATGTGAACATTGCAATGCTCTATATTGGTATGCTGAAAGGTCAAACAAAAGTTACAATACAACAGAATTGAAATTCACATTATGTTGTAAAGGAGGAAAAGTTCAACTTCCACAATTGCAAGAGGCTCCGAGAGTGTTGTATGATTTATTGTACAACAATACCCCTAAGAGCAAGCATTTTTGGGATAACATCAGAGCTTACAATAGCATGTTTCAGTTCACATTAATGGATGCAAAGATAGACCGTGGCAGAAGTCAAGCAAGAGGGCCACCAACATTTATTCTTTGTGGAGAGAATTATCATCTAATGGGTAGTCTGATTCCTCCAGAGGAAAACATTGCAAAATTTTTCCAATTGTATGTATTTGATACTCAGAATGAGATTGAAAATCGCATGGCAGCTATTCGGTAAGTTTTAGGGTTATTTCTTTATAGAATAGATTTAGGATTTGAAGTTACTGTTGGGAGTTTTTGAATAACAATGATCCTATTAAAATCTGGTTGTACAAATTCTGTTGTCGTAAATAGGGGTGAACATCACAAAGAGATACATGAAGATATTGTTAGAGAATTGAAACAAATCCTTAATGATAACAATGTACTGGTGAAGGCATTTCGCATGGTTAGAGACTCACTCGCACGAGAGTCTAATAATACAATAAAGCTCAGGCTTTTGGGTAAAAGGGAGAAGGATGGTAGGCGATACAACCTGCCCAACACGAATGAGGTAGCTGCATTGATTGTGGGTGACTTTGACATAGATAAAACTGATAGGGACATTGTGGTAGAGACACAAAGTGAAAGGTTACAAAGGATTAATCAACTCAATCCTACTTATTTGGGATTACAATACCCATTGTTATTTCCATTTGGAGAGGATGGTTACAAGGAAGACATACCTTTCAACAAGGGTAATCAAAGTGGTAGCAAAGGGTGACAAAAGATTTCATTAAGAGAATTTTTTACATTCAGGATACAAGAAAGGTTAGCTAATGGATCTCCTTTGTTATTGATGAGTATGGAAaactctaattttaaattttgatcatgaacaaacattattgaaataattaattacaaaattattaatttgattttcatttaacatatgttaattaataattttgtgataCAAGTTTTTATTGGGCcgaacagaaaataaaaaaaattgcaagCCCAATATGATTAAAACCATTCAGCCTTATTTAAAGTTTCTTATATTATGTGGTTGAAGCAATTTGTGATTATTTGGGCCGAAATGAAATGAAGAGATCCCAAgcccaataaaaaaaaaattcagccTTATGTAATTTTTGTCATATGAATGTTGGTTGAAATGTTACATTACTTGGGCCAAAATTGAATTATTACTGCTACAAGTCCAAGTTAATAATTGTTGTTGCGTGATCCAATGCTTGATCCGAAACCTATTGTGAAAGGAAGCAAAATTGCTTCTTGCCTCCAACGGATCCCATTCCTTCTCTTAAgatggatttcaaaatttaatttgcTAGCATTGGAAACATGAGAGAGATTGTCATTGATATGATTGATGGTATTGAAAGCTACACGATACTCAGGGAAGTAAAAGtaactttttcaattaatttgtttaattcaTTTAATTGCTTTCCTTCCAAATTgtttcttctctctcatctctttcttccTTTGGTCATTTTCATAAGGAAACCATGGAAGCTACATTGAGCTACCGAAAAGAAGGAAAGGCACGTCTAAAGACCATcacaatgatggcaagaaaacataaaaaatatagtgGCTGAGATTCTTATCACTTATGATAAGATATGGTGATGAGATCTTGGCTTCTCCATACCAAAAATGGTTGAAGgagattcggccagcaaggaGAAGATCCTTGGAGGGATGGCTTGTCTCTTCTTTTGGGTTCACTCATCACAGAAGGTAGCTAGGGTGGCTATGTGAGGGAGGAAGCAAAAGTGGAGCAGATGAAactatcatcatcatgaagcatcaagggccagaaattcatcttggagagcaagccaaggatgaagcgctcggattgatgaagagtgatgactAAGGAAGTACTAGAGGTAATTACATGTTGGATTTTGCAtgggttatctcttctctctctctagccgaaccggttttgttcttgaagaagaagaagttggcttGGTTTTTGGCTTCAAAGGTGGAGGCTTCCCTCTTCTATAAAAAGAGAGAACAACCACGGGTTGAAGCAAGGAGACAGTGTGAGAGTGCAAgacacagagttctcagagctacctgagctaacatatcttcttctccttcaatgtattctgttttataattttctgtttaattttgtcatgtcttgagtctcatggaaaaaggcaaacagtgagacttgtatgaaaaagccttAGAGCAGAAAAAGGCAGAgattgcaaaattaaaagaaaaagccatagatgtccttagagttcctttgtacacctgtgttgtgtttcatgattctgtgggaatctccttgtaagttgggttagcactttacaatcTGTAATCAAgaagattatagtgaaattccatcattgttgtgatggagactggatgtaggctgcactgcacttagtagctgaaccaggatatatctgagtgtaattttctctctcttctactccatttctgtttctactgcacaggagctaaaactgaaaaatatctcATGCCAAGttacgagacaaaaataaaagtctcgtggctagggatgagacaaaaataaaaaagtctccTCAAAAGAATAGCAAGTGTAACCAAGCGAAAatggggctaagattcaaccccccttctcttagccactgaaaaccatcaattggtatcagatcttggtctcaaagagattaagctttgcagcttggagaaaagatccATATGGCAGAAAGCAGTGGCTCAAATATGGTGTCCTACAACCTTACAGAAGGACAGTCAAGCAATAGACCGCCTCTTTTTAATGGAAAAAActatacctattggaaggagagaatGAAAATCTTTGTGCAAGCAGTAGACTACAGGCTTTGGAAGATTATCCTAGAGGGTCCTCAATTTCCAACTAACACAAGTGCTGAAGGAGTAGTCACTCTTAAACCAGAAGCAAGCTGGACCGAAGAAGATAGAAAGAAGGTGGAGCTAAATGCCAAGGCTGTAAATCTACTCAattgtgctatcagctttgaggaataccgacgggtatcacgatgcacaacggcaaagAAAATCTGGGATAAActgcaaatcactcatgaaggaaccaccATTGTGAAAAAGACTCGGATAGAATGTTAAACAGAGAGTATGAAatgtttgcaatgaaggaaggagaatctaTTGATGAACTGTTCAAACGGTttaattccatcattgttggcTTGGATGCTATGGAAATAACACATTCTGATTCTGTGCTTgtgagaagagtgttgagatatctcactaaagagtgggaaacaaaagctttaattatttctgagagCAGTAGCCTTGATTCCATGACAtgtgatgatttgagaggaaatcttcttgcttttgaaaacacttatttgaaaaaagattcaaaaaagaaaggaattgctttttcttctgtaaCTAACCccctggatgatgaatccaatGATAACTCCTCTGAAAATAaatttgtgttgtttgccaaaaaattcaggaaaatggtAAAGTTCAAAGGCAAAGACAGTAGCtcaaggaaaatgaagaaagaccTTAGCAAAGTAACTTGTTACAACTGCAAGGAAATGGGGCACTTCAAATCTGATTGTCCCAAGttaaagaaggaggagaagctaagaaagggaaagaagaagggattgatggcttcatgggaagatttgaaaaatgactcagatgatgatgatgaggaatcCGAGACCAAGTCACAACCATGTCTCATGGCAGATCACATAGATCAGGTAGTCTTTCACAACCCTAACACTGAAtatcttcatcttatgataaACCACCTTTCtggaaaaataaaatgtttTCTACTTGATAATCATGATCTTGAACAACAAATTATCATTCTTAAAACAGAAAATGGTTTTCTCAAGAAAAAGCTAAGGGAGGCCGAAACTGCTTGTGATCCTGTTGAGGAAAATAAGCAATTAAAAGCCCAACTTATAAGTTGTAAAAGTAACCATTCTATTGTTGCATATGTAAATTATTTTAAGGAGAATGAAGAGTTGctgaaaaagattaaaaatctGGAAAATGATCTAGCCAAGTTTACTCAAAATTCtgaaaatttgaatcaaatattggctagtcaaaaaccacTCTTTGATAAAGCTGGTTTGGGGTTTTACGAATCTGATGAAAAACCTTCTTTTGAAAATAGAGCTTCATCTTCTAATGGCACAAGGTTTCAAGATTCCACCTACTTTAACAAATCAGcaactccaagattttgtagACTATGCAACCAAAATGGACACTTTCCCATTCAATGTTTTTTTGctgaaagaatgattggtgataaAGTTTACAAAGTTGTTTTTTATTACAATGGTTTAGGTCATAGgagatggtttaacgtgaaaggatccaagaaaatttggatacctaaggtcacttgagcttATTTTGTAGGTATGCCTAGCATCCAAACGGAAGAAaaatatgtggtacatggacagcggatgctctaggcacatgaccggaaagacaacctttttcataaagcttgatgaatatgatgaagGACTTGTTACTTTCGGTGATGATGGTAAAGGAAAGATAATGGCcgttggaaaagttggtaaaagcttttcatcttgtataaatgatgtttttcttgtaaatggtttgaaacataatttacttagtgtaagccaattgtgtgatttaggttttgaagttatttttagAAAGTTTGTGTGTTTGGTTGTTTGTAAAAAAACTGGAGGATATTCTTTTTGAAGCTAAAAGATGcaacaatgtgtatggattaactcttgagaacttgaaagaacaaaatataacatgttttatttctcttgaatctgaaaaatggctatgGCATAGAAAGCTGGGTCATGCTAgtatgtaccaaatttctaagctagtcaaGAAAAATTTGGTGAGAGAAATTCCAAGTATCaaatttgataaggatcttacttgtgatgcttgtcaactaggcaaacaagtaaaattttcttttaaaccaaaacatggaatttcaaccaaaaggccattagaaatgttacacattgatctttttggtccaacaagaatccaaagtttaggaggtaaacactatggtctAGTAGTGGtggatgattactctagatttggttgggtactttttcttgctcataaaaatgatgcttttcatgctttctcaaccctttgcaagaaaattcaaaatgaaaaggatttaaaaGTGGTCaatttgagaagtgatcacgaaaaagaatttgaaaaccaagattttgaaaaattctgtgataaCTTTGGAAttgctcataatttttcatgtcctagaacacctcaacaaaatggggttgttgaaagaaggaatagaagccttcaagaGATGACTAGGGCTATATTATGTGAGAATGAGGTTCCAAAGTTTctatgggctgaagctgtaaatacagcatgttatattttgaataggacCATTATTAGAAAAGGattaaagaaaactccttatgagctatggaaaggaacccctccaaatcttaagtattTCCATGTTTTTGGATGCAAGTGTTTTGTACTcaataacaaagaaaatcttggcaaatttgatccaaaatcatATGAGGGCATATTTGTTGGATACTCCACTACTAGCAAAGCCTATAGAATTTACCTCAAAGATCATAGAActatagaggaatccatacatgttactttttgtgattctaattTAATTCTCAATACTGTGATAGATAATAATTCAGATTGTGAAAAAGCTGGAACAAGCAAAGAAAATCCCAAGTCTGCCCAAAATGAAAAATCTGCCAGTCCAGTTTTGTCTCGTCAGAATGGAGGAGACAtttccattttgtctcctgagccagcaagagaaactgaaacagtgagacccacagaagttcatcaaagctcaacaccacaaaggaagcctagagaatggaagtctaTGAGGGGCTACCCTCATGACTTTATTATTGGAGATCCCTCTCAAGGTGTGACAACAAGATCCTCAACCAAAAGACAATCCGAACTAAGCAATTTTGCACTTTTGTCACAATTggagcccaacaatgtcaaacaagctcttgaagatccatcatGGGTGAAAGCCATGCAAGAAGAGCTTGCTCAATTCAAcaagaatgaggtttggacactagtacctcatccggatggtaagaagataacgggtactaagtgggtttttaaaaataaacttggtgaggatggacaagttattcgtaacaaggctaggttagtggcccaaggttacgatcaagaagaaggtatagattttgatgaatcttttgctccggtagctagaatggaagcaattaggttgcttcttgcctatgctgcccgtaagggttttaaaatatttcaaatggatgttaaatgtgctttccttaatggctttattgatagagaagtgtcTGTGGCTTAACCCCCCAATTTTGAATATAAGGATTTTCGAAATCATGTTTTCAAACTCTCTaaggctctttatggtcttagacaagctccaagagcttggtatgaaaggcttagtgccttcttgTTGGAAAATTAATTTCAAAGAGGTACCACCGACattactttatttattaaagcatCTAATGATGATACCCTCCTAGTTTAAGTctatgttgatgacattgtgtttggatcggccaatgagtccttgtgtgaagattttggaaaactcataactagtgagtttgagatgagtttaatgggagagctaactttctttcttggcctccaaattaaacaaactcctagtggtaccTTTATTCACCAAGGAAAGTATGCAAAAGAACTTATCAAAAAATTTGGCTTAGAAAGTTCCAAACTAATGGGAACACCAATGCATCCTAACACaaaacttgaaaaggatgatgatggcaaag
This window contains:
- the LOC130974634 gene encoding uncharacterized protein LOC130974634, encoding MDGATKLDEKENHVLSSKEKGPVTNSLRTPLSDVQSNTRSDERCCSFKNKRKVNELCSNEWLSFTNRKCFDSLANEITQQKEASDIPRLGLVLPIQRIAEEQPRRFLDNSFTSGFRITNVAKTIDINGKPSIQTTEDTPFLGSNVLLQVTLSRDDSKHARMERAAKIAKKRKCVGVASQQGTMPASTFTTQIIEVCSMEGQPTYTRRYRRQLMDAKKSPGISKRMQGNKASHRSNTHIKSTERSNKEYVNIGYAMYECEHCNALYWYAERSNKSYNTTELKFTLCCKGGKVQLPQLQEAPRVLYDLLYNNTPKSKHFWDNIRAYNSMFQFTLMDAKIDRGRSQARGPPTFILCGENYHLMGSLIPPEENIAKFFQLYVFDTQNEIENRMAAIRGEHHKEIHEDIVRELKQILNDNNVLVKAFRMVRDSLARESNNTIKLRLLGKREKDGRRYNLPNTNEVAALIVGDFDIDKTDRDIVVETQSERLQRINQLNPTYLGLQYPLLFPFGEDGYKEDIPFNKGNQSGSKG